The genomic stretch ttcccctcctcctccacctgtCTCCTCTACCCACTCCACCTCCACTGTCAATTTCTTCTACTTCCCCACCATCTCGCTCACGcgctctctctcctcctcatgTCTCTTTCCTTTCACTTTCATCCTCCTTAAAAGGTATTACACTCTAGTTATAAACATTCAAAGAACATATTAAGAATATatgttaatttttaatataaaattatcttgcatttatcataaaattaagttattttaaaaaaatatatattaatttttatataaaattatcctaaattatTTAAGAAAGTTGTTATGTTTGAATTACGCTCGGGTTATTTAAGAAAATTATACTCCTTCATagaacatattaaaaaatattttattttctatataaACTTATCCTAAATTTATCATAAACCTAATTACAAAATCCTACCTTTCTTATTTCCTATTTCCTATATTGACTTAGTTATACTTGAAATTgaaatgaattaaacttgattatctaacctattttaaaatttataaatttgttaattttatatattttaagataattaattatcaaaacttCAAGAATTCTATTAGAATATGATTCTAACAAACAATATATTAGtttttaattttatgataaatttagaagaagtttatataaaaattaatattttttaataagttttatgaaTAAATGAGTGTGAATCGATTATAATCCGAGTATAACTTGAATGTAAATGATTCAACTTGATTCGATCCGAAGAAATCCAACCCAAACGGATCGATCGGGCTTAAATTAGTTCCAAGTAAATGTCAGAATTAATGGTGAAATAAATCCAGGTTGAAGCTTTTCAATGGAGATTTGAAATTGAGACTAATTGTTTGTTGTTTCTTTGGTCTTTTCCTATTGTATGGCTTTTTGTTGTTGAGCTTAAAGTCTTTCATGTTCCATAAAAGATAGCCATGTAAGGTTGCCACATTGCATTTGTTCTCATCCTCCTGAATTAGTCATCCACACTTTTGAGACATCCATTTTGTTTATCCTCCACGCAATGGTCAAAAGATGTTGGGGAAGCTATAATTATGTTTCTGTGGACTCCACCCCATAAAGGTCAACAACTCATTGATAAAGCTCAATATGTTGAGTTAGATTGATTGTGACGAGTTTGATGTCTCTTAATGTCAAGTTTGTTGATAAATTGATGTTTTCGATGATTTCTAAGTAGACATGATTGAGTTTGATGCCACTTTTCTAATAGGGTGGCTGCTTTATCTCCAAGAATTATTCTGCTAATGAGTTTGCAGCCCTGAACAGGAGGAACATGTTGACTAGTTGATATGGCCGAGGAGAGTAGGAGGAACATGTTGGATTTAATTTGAGTATATCTTTTCATTGTAAAATCATAATAAATTCAGTTTAGAGGTCAATATAATTTTCTCTcttgtttaaatatattttttttattttgatttattattcgATTCATCAAGAGATGTGGAGAAAATATTAGAGTGAAAATCTCATATCAATCTCAGGAAGAGATTTcgtcttaaaaaaataattacatgTCTCTGAATTCTTTctaatttgttatctttttaatttattttattttattttttatcccaACAGAATACCccagaaaaatcataaaattgaAATATAGACAACACTTGATGACTGCTTGTCACCATAGTTTCTTCTTCAGATATCATCCATGGCAATGgattgttttgcttcttcttaatCAACTACTACATGTCTTTGTCAACACATTTGATCTTTCCTTTGGCACCAACTTTGCATAATATATCTACTCCATTGACCACCTCACCTGCAACCACATGAGGGCATCTATTGCTCTTAATAATTTGAGAGGGAAGTTTGTACAAACAATATAGTGACCCCTTCCTAGTGAAAAGGGGCAAAGCTTCCTAAAGGGTCGTAAGGCTCACAAGTTCGTTGGAGATTACGAAAGGGTAAAACCTTGCTGGTACATTTATCGTCTAAAACCTTGCTGGTACATCTATCGTCTAAAACGAATAATGTTTTATGAGTCTACGGATCGCATCAATAATCGATCGACCAAATAGTCCCTTATCATTATTACATATTATCTACTTCAGCAGCTATCAGCACCGAAGCAAAAACAATCACATGAGTTTGAGGTTGCAATgagtaatcaatacaaagccttataaCTGGCATCATATGCGAATACATTTGTAACAGGAAAATGAGGGCAAAAAGAGGCGTTGCAAAACAGTTGATGGAAAGAGTTTATAGCTAGTCAATTCAAGCTGAACACTCTTCCTTGCAAGCATCATCTACTGCTGCTGCATCCTCACATAAATCACCCTCAATCTTCTGCAGGAACTCGAGCATCGTCTTGAGGCTCTCCTCGTCATCTGCACTCAACAATGGCTCTATCAACTACTATCTTCGTCTATCACCGACGAAGAGAGCAAACGCAGAGGCACGCGAACTCACCGAGCCTGGGAACGGTGTGGCCTCTCGGGTGTCGGATGAGATACGGATCGACAAACTTCCCCAGTAGCTGCTCGCCATTCTTCTTCAAGAAGTCCTTCTCACCTGCACAAATGATTGCAGTGATGCTCTTCTAATCGTAATTCCTCCACAAGTAGCAAACACACACACTCGCGCTATCATTTTTAATGGTGAAAGGCTTCCACGGAATTGGATTCGATGACCGAAGACCGCGTCACTCCAAACAAAGTCCACGGTCAACGAGGAAGCTATCGACCGTCGGTTCCTAATCCAAGGGTCCAAAGTATACGACGTTTTAACGAAGACGATAAATATATACATGGATCATCTATTACCTATGAAGTGAAGCGAGGTGCAGTCGATCTTGGCGGCAGAGTAGACCCTCTCGACCACCTCCGGTGCTTTAAACATCGCACCTCCCATGAACACCAAGTACTTCAGCTTCGGCACCGTCGTCAACGCCAATCCCTATCCACTCATAACGTTATTTTAAGAGGAAGACGAATCCAACTGCGCATGGCGAAACCCCAAATCAAACCTTGGATTGCAGACTCGCAAGCGCGGCGGAAAGAATCGCTCCCTAATTGAAAGTTACCCAAATAATAATTCCATTAATAATTCCTTCTCAGACCCATTAAATCGCTAATTCTACACACTGACCATTAAAACTGTGTTATTTACCTGAGAGAAACCCATCAGACCATCGAACGGCCCTTGTTCGATCATCAGCTCCTCCACCCGGGCAAAAGCCTTGTCAAGATTCGTGTACACCATAAAGTCCTAATTCCATCCCACACAAATAAATGATCATAAATACTTACGGTgttaaaggaagagagagag from Musa acuminata AAA Group cultivar baxijiao chromosome BXJ1-3, Cavendish_Baxijiao_AAA, whole genome shotgun sequence encodes the following:
- the LOC135617901 gene encoding uncharacterized hydrolase C22A12.06c-like isoform X2, which codes for MGSIGEQESGKSGRRKPRFLCLHGFRTSGEIMRAQLVAKWPEQVISRLDLVFPDAPFPAGGKSEVDGIFPPPYYEWYQYDKDFMVYTNLDKAFARVEELMIEQGPFDGLMGFSQGAILSAALASLQSKGLALTTVPKLKYLVFMGGAMFKAPEVVERVYSAAKIDCTSLHFIGTDGR
- the LOC135617901 gene encoding uncharacterized protein LOC135617901 isoform X1; its protein translation is MGSIGEQESGKSGRRKPRFLCLHGFRTSGEIMRAQLVAKWPEQVISRLDLVFPDAPFPAGGKSEVDGIFPPPYYEWYQYDKDFMVYTNLDKAFARVEELMIEQGPFDGLMGFSQGAILSAALASLQSKGLALTTVPKLKYLVFMGGAMFKAPEVVERVYSAAKIDCTSLHFIGEKDFLKKNGEQLLGKFVDPYLIRHPRGHTVPRLDDEESLKTMLEFLQKIEGDLCEDAAAVDDACKEECSA